One window of the Deltaproteobacteria bacterium genome contains the following:
- a CDS encoding sigma-54-dependent Fis family transcriptional regulator, giving the protein MSTQARILVVDDDPELCEILSEVLTRLDFDVKTALDGQEALDLLKKDGFDLVITDLDMPVVGGLTFLRKVRRAGGDIPFIFMTGHGTVEAAVEAMKCGASDFVQKPFPLNEMKALVSGVLKREQEKSGYKEPSEKHGSAPEIITRNATMKHLIVGKFELADTGTLLLDEISEMAPTLQAKLLRVLQEYEITRLGGKNPIKLNVRVVATTNRDLDKDVQEGRFREDLFYRLNVIPLRIPPLRERREDIPFLVSHFVKKACQRDGKPVKDLTVSAMETLQNHDWKGNVRELENTIERAVLISMNDPIDREHLLLPGEAQLPSPLPSQPDETLTFHAGHTIREVEKNMILHTLGKVDGNRTHAAKMLGISIRTLRNKINEYRERGEISDV; this is encoded by the coding sequence ATGTCCACGCAAGCTCGTATTCTCGTCGTCGATGATGATCCGGAACTGTGCGAAATTCTATCCGAGGTGCTCACTAGACTCGATTTCGACGTAAAAACCGCCCTGGATGGCCAAGAAGCGCTCGATCTACTAAAGAAGGATGGATTTGATCTTGTTATCACAGACCTTGACATGCCGGTGGTAGGGGGACTGACTTTCCTTCGAAAAGTCCGGAGAGCCGGAGGAGATATCCCTTTTATCTTCATGACCGGGCATGGCACCGTGGAAGCGGCTGTGGAGGCCATGAAGTGCGGCGCTTCGGATTTCGTTCAAAAGCCGTTCCCGCTGAATGAGATGAAGGCCCTGGTCTCCGGTGTGCTCAAGCGCGAGCAGGAGAAAAGCGGGTATAAAGAGCCTTCGGAAAAGCACGGCTCCGCTCCTGAAATCATCACACGAAACGCAACCATGAAGCACCTGATCGTCGGAAAGTTCGAGCTGGCCGACACCGGGACGCTGCTCTTGGATGAGATCAGTGAAATGGCGCCTACGCTACAAGCCAAACTGCTAAGAGTACTCCAGGAATACGAAATTACCCGTTTAGGTGGAAAAAACCCCATCAAATTGAATGTGCGAGTCGTAGCTACCACCAATCGCGATCTCGACAAGGATGTTCAGGAAGGTCGATTCAGAGAAGACCTGTTTTATCGGCTGAACGTAATCCCTTTAAGGATTCCTCCGCTGAGGGAGCGGAGGGAAGACATTCCTTTCCTGGTCTCGCATTTTGTGAAAAAAGCCTGCCAACGGGACGGCAAACCGGTCAAGGATTTGACTGTGAGCGCCATGGAGACGTTACAAAACCATGATTGGAAAGGTAATGTGCGCGAATTGGAGAACACCATCGAACGCGCCGTGCTTATTTCCATGAATGACCCCATTGATCGTGAGCATCTCCTCCTGCCCGGCGAAGCTCAGCTACCGTCGCCGTTACCCTCTCAGCCGGACGAAACCCTGACGTTCCACGCCGGACACACCATTCGTGAAGTGGAGAAAAACATGATTCTCCATACGTTGGGCAAGGTAGACGGAAATCGCACCCATGCGGCCAAAATGCTGGGTATCAGCATCCGCACCCTCCGAAACAAGATCAATGAATACAGAGAGCGGGGAGAAATCTCGGACGTCTAG
- a CDS encoding helix-turn-helix domain-containing protein — MKPYLTTGEAAVLLGISRSTISRKFDQGILKGKKNPITGERLVSRKSVEAFMKQYDLPLHALTGGKKIVVVGTSDEQLQNAIQQSLKGIDSIEFDHVLFGTDALLHCSKRRADLLVIDDRLPDISGEEVIKAVRRTKEHGEVKIVYCTFDSEAVTLSDSEVYVVHVGKKLNKSLLKEQILAALELTHHPEIPERAPEFERRLWPRIFVNIPAEIETYLVNRRETRQLGTAVVRNLSQGGAYLDKIKLEEGMIPAEPFRMVLRFEGQPLKEWSADCKVLRLQSNGSLAAGLQFMNISRDDQKRVEALIASSESPAAE, encoded by the coding sequence ATGAAGCCTTATCTAACAACAGGGGAAGCGGCGGTGCTCCTGGGGATTTCCAGATCCACGATTTCACGGAAATTTGACCAGGGCATATTGAAAGGAAAGAAAAACCCGATTACGGGGGAACGATTGGTCAGCCGCAAGAGCGTCGAGGCCTTCATGAAGCAGTATGATCTTCCTCTCCACGCGCTGACGGGGGGCAAGAAAATTGTCGTTGTCGGCACTTCCGATGAGCAGCTCCAGAACGCCATCCAACAATCTCTCAAGGGTATCGATTCCATCGAGTTCGATCACGTCCTTTTCGGCACGGATGCTCTGCTACACTGCTCGAAGCGGCGAGCAGACCTGTTGGTAATCGACGACAGGCTGCCTGATATTTCGGGTGAGGAAGTCATCAAGGCCGTTCGCAGAACTAAGGAACATGGCGAGGTGAAGATCGTTTACTGCACCTTCGATTCAGAAGCAGTGACGCTCTCGGACTCTGAAGTGTATGTAGTTCACGTAGGCAAGAAGCTCAACAAATCGCTTCTTAAAGAGCAAATTCTGGCTGCCTTGGAACTGACCCATCATCCGGAAATCCCGGAGCGAGCGCCGGAATTCGAACGTCGGCTTTGGCCAAGGATCTTTGTGAACATACCCGCCGAAATCGAAACCTATCTGGTAAATAGGCGCGAAACCCGTCAATTGGGAACGGCGGTTGTCAGGAACCTGAGCCAAGGCGGGGCATATCTGGACAAAATAAAGCTGGAAGAAGGCATGATACCGGCCGAGCCTTTTCGTATGGTCTTGCGCTTCGAAGGCCAGCCACTCAAAGAGTGGAGTGCGGACTGTAAGGTACTCCGACTCCAGTCAAATGGCTCGTTGGCCGCCGGACTTCAGTTCATGAATATATCCAGAGACGATCAGAAGAGAGTGGAAGCTCTTATTGCATCTTCTGAATCTCCCGCCGCAGAGTAA
- the fliS gene encoding flagellar export chaperone FliS, giving the protein MQPKQHVQQYLKQSIEGVGQGDLIVLLYDAGITFLNTGKLKIGENDIEGAHNALVKAVNVVRELTASLNTEKGGEIAKNLLSLYAFINRRIVEANAKKDATGIDEALVLMTQLRETWSKAVRMHQANGNGVKNGKHSAPVQAGEKQEPSAKSISIRG; this is encoded by the coding sequence ATGCAGCCAAAACAGCATGTTCAGCAGTACCTCAAACAGAGCATCGAAGGAGTCGGCCAGGGTGATCTGATCGTCCTTCTGTACGATGCGGGCATCACCTTCTTGAATACGGGCAAGCTTAAGATCGGAGAAAACGACATTGAGGGCGCGCACAATGCTCTGGTAAAGGCTGTAAATGTAGTTCGAGAATTGACAGCCAGTCTGAACACGGAAAAAGGAGGGGAAATCGCAAAAAACTTGTTAAGCCTTTACGCTTTCATTAACCGAAGGATCGTGGAAGCCAACGCAAAGAAAGACGCTACGGGCATCGATGAGGCGCTTGTTCTGATGACCCAATTGAGAGAAACCTGGAGTAAAGCGGTGAGGATGCACCAGGCAAACGGCAATGGAGTAAAGAATGGAAAACATTCCGCGCCGGTTCAGGCGGGAGAAAAACAGGAACCTTCGGCCAAGAGCATCAGTATACGCGGCTGA
- the fliD gene encoding flagellar filament capping protein FliD: MLTNGDKIQLGAQGDTSNILKALNLVDDLYAESAGSSAVSGARALDTVTITPTGSSVTTNIYIPETQSTGAYQEAAGAVNWVDGIAGNAVFQILAGDAGSTAATWTNPLSGSITNIDTFVTHWNTSGNWSTGFVEVGVVKEGPDSLRFFNRSDGGGGSGAGFTITAPSAFDLFELGLSDSAPPSEFEADSDTIGLWRFNEGDGTTSEDALGNGSTATRHGASWESGSFMYNGLSFDGADDYVSMSASGSTSLYVDGNAQMTLELWVNPSTVGTASTIVNKGGDGFELAVDASGHLEFSIWTTDGKRTFTSDAALSDDNWYKVTATYNGDTSTMGLVVGTTASGSTSTGSYSGAGWGTGVIVDSGDDLYVGSDSGTGSFFGGLLDELRISDTERAATGTGSWSQSVTNSGSSVEAEYNALTFAYALNRGGTVARAMTDGAGGITLYSTQQGYSGGFTISDESSQSVNTVSDYFGSSSVSVAVEENIESGIRGQDAVFTLDGIGYTRSTNSVSDVLGGVTLNLHSPTTSSVTISIANDTDRALDSITTFIVQYNEMIERLNPPQLDREQREYLNPLSDDEKNEMTIYEYEEYQAYYQLYNEYQFIRKDGSLRLLYQSLRRQATSGVEGLNPVLNDLAEIGITPGSIGGFNDAKEGYLLLKPTGEDNYEDTVREYLSLNSDLLDALTNDADKVYELFAAEGSTDTSNDSGLARQMDELVGSYVDGEGILDEQTKIQGSLDQSLLRLSEQIETEQTRLDRLEQRLWAQFTAMEEQIARLNQQTSSITALLSNSGGGGSGTQ, from the coding sequence GTGCTCACGAATGGAGACAAGATCCAATTAGGAGCGCAGGGAGACACCAGCAATATTTTGAAGGCGTTGAATCTGGTGGATGACCTTTACGCCGAGAGCGCCGGCTCATCCGCGGTGAGCGGCGCACGCGCCCTGGACACCGTTACCATTACCCCCACAGGTTCCTCCGTTACCACCAACATATACATACCGGAAACGCAAAGTACGGGCGCGTATCAGGAAGCAGCCGGAGCCGTAAACTGGGTGGATGGGATCGCCGGTAATGCGGTCTTTCAGATTCTGGCCGGTGACGCGGGTTCGACCGCCGCCACCTGGACCAACCCCCTGAGCGGCTCCATCACGAATATCGACACCTTCGTTACTCATTGGAACACGTCCGGCAACTGGAGCACCGGATTCGTTGAAGTGGGAGTGGTTAAAGAGGGACCGGACAGCTTGCGATTTTTTAACCGTTCAGACGGCGGAGGAGGCAGTGGAGCCGGCTTCACCATAACGGCCCCGAGCGCCTTCGACCTGTTTGAATTAGGCCTCTCGGATTCCGCTCCACCGTCGGAATTCGAGGCGGACAGCGACACCATCGGGCTCTGGCGCTTTAACGAAGGGGATGGAACGACCTCCGAAGACGCCTTGGGCAACGGGAGCACGGCCACCCGACACGGAGCGTCATGGGAGTCCGGAAGCTTCATGTATAACGGTCTCAGCTTTGATGGAGCCGATGACTATGTATCCATGTCCGCCAGCGGCAGTACTTCCCTTTACGTTGACGGCAACGCTCAGATGACCTTGGAACTCTGGGTCAATCCCAGTACGGTTGGAACCGCTTCAACCATTGTCAACAAAGGCGGCGACGGGTTCGAACTGGCCGTAGACGCTTCGGGACATCTCGAGTTCTCGATCTGGACGACGGACGGCAAACGCACCTTCACTTCCGACGCCGCCCTTTCCGACGACAACTGGTACAAAGTGACGGCCACCTACAACGGCGACACATCCACCATGGGTCTGGTGGTGGGAACCACGGCTTCCGGAAGCACCAGCACCGGCAGTTACAGTGGAGCCGGGTGGGGCACGGGAGTTATCGTGGACAGTGGAGACGATCTCTATGTGGGCAGCGACTCCGGAACAGGTTCTTTCTTCGGAGGACTGCTGGATGAGCTGAGAATCTCCGACACCGAACGCGCGGCCACCGGAACCGGTTCATGGTCACAATCCGTAACGAACAGCGGCAGTTCCGTGGAAGCCGAATACAATGCCCTTACATTCGCCTACGCGCTCAACAGAGGGGGGACGGTTGCCCGCGCCATGACGGATGGAGCGGGAGGCATTACGCTCTACTCGACCCAGCAAGGATATAGCGGAGGATTTACCATTTCCGATGAATCTTCCCAATCCGTCAACACCGTCTCTGATTATTTCGGTTCTTCCTCCGTAAGCGTGGCCGTGGAGGAAAACATAGAAAGCGGGATTCGCGGGCAGGATGCCGTCTTTACCCTGGACGGAATCGGCTATACCCGCTCCACTAATTCGGTGAGCGATGTGCTGGGCGGAGTCACCCTCAACCTGCACTCACCCACCACATCGTCCGTTACGATCAGTATAGCGAATGATACGGACCGCGCGCTGGATAGCATCACTACTTTCATCGTCCAATACAACGAAATGATCGAGAGACTGAATCCTCCTCAACTCGACCGTGAGCAAAGAGAGTACCTGAATCCCTTAAGTGACGATGAAAAAAATGAGATGACCATTTACGAATATGAAGAGTATCAAGCCTACTACCAACTTTACAATGAATACCAATTCATACGAAAAGACGGCTCGCTCCGATTGCTGTATCAGTCGCTCAGGCGTCAGGCGACCAGCGGCGTCGAGGGTTTGAACCCCGTTTTGAACGATCTCGCGGAGATCGGAATCACACCCGGAAGCATCGGCGGTTTCAATGACGCCAAGGAGGGGTATTTGCTGCTCAAACCCACGGGCGAGGACAATTATGAGGACACTGTACGTGAATATCTCTCCCTGAATTCGGATCTCCTGGACGCATTGACGAACGACGCCGACAAGGTCTACGAGCTGTTCGCGGCGGAAGGTTCCACGGATACGAGCAACGACAGTGGCTTGGCGCGTCAAATGGACGAGTTGGTGGGCAGCTATGTGGACGGCGAAGGCATACTGGACGAACAAACAAAAATTCAGGGGAGTTTGGATCAAAGCCTTCTACGATTGAGCGAACAGATCGAAACCGAGCAAACCCGGCTTGATCGCCTCGAGCAGAGGCTATGGGCCCAGTTCACCGCGATGGAGGAACAGATCGCGAGGTTGAACCAACAGACGAGCAGCATCACTGCGCTCTTAAGCAACTCAGGGGGCGGTGGTTCCGGCACTCAATAA
- the fliE gene encoding flagellar hook-basal body complex protein FliE, with protein MKIDNPVVGQIERGLAETTKPKTPSESRTGGPSFSDMVEDAFNKVNKLQFEANRSVAEISTGGNASIHQTMIALEKATLSFQLMMQVRNKVVEAYREVMRMQV; from the coding sequence ATGAAAATAGACAATCCGGTCGTTGGACAGATTGAACGCGGCCTTGCGGAAACGACGAAACCGAAGACGCCGTCAGAAAGCCGGACAGGAGGTCCTTCCTTTTCCGATATGGTGGAAGACGCGTTCAACAAAGTCAACAAGCTGCAATTCGAGGCCAACCGATCCGTAGCCGAGATCAGCACGGGAGGGAACGCGAGTATTCATCAGACGATGATCGCCCTGGAAAAAGCAACTTTGTCCTTTCAACTCATGATGCAGGTGAGGAACAAAGTCGTGGAAGCCTATCGTGAAGTCATGCGTATGCAAGTGTAG
- a CDS encoding sigma-54-dependent Fis family transcriptional regulator: MPQIARLLIAEQDEKLAEEIARNLNGSEYNVRHVRSGEELFNALAQNACDVVLCNLNVPPTGGLDVLRFVRRLDSRPPVIVFSEDPSIRTAVEVVRQGALDFIESPINYDLLRSILAHAVQKKHQETEAGPDNAPIPKFDAGYIVGDSEPMQRVFKMIERVAPTDSTVLILGESGTGKELIAKAIHSNSHRSDQNLVTINCGAIPQELLESELFGFEKGAFTGAHRTRIGRFEMAHKGTIFLDEIGDMPLALQVKMLRVLQEKKFERIGASESVSVDVRIIAATHRDLNAAIREKTFREDLYYRLNVFPIVLPPLRRRKSDIPLLTEAILERFRRIRNHKISGVSEETMMAIVDYNWPGNVRELENVIERAIILKDEGLIELEDLPDNVCEAVVAEDRIQTDVSSDFRNFFQEGEVNFSTAVTDFERQLILEALDRSNWVKNRAAKMLNMKRTTLVEKMKRINLEKERLR; the protein is encoded by the coding sequence ATGCCTCAAATAGCCCGTCTCTTGATAGCCGAACAGGATGAGAAGCTGGCGGAGGAGATCGCCCGGAATCTCAATGGGAGCGAGTACAATGTCAGGCATGTTCGCAGTGGCGAGGAACTGTTCAACGCGCTCGCGCAGAATGCCTGCGACGTGGTGCTCTGCAACTTGAATGTCCCCCCGACAGGGGGGCTAGATGTTTTGCGATTTGTCCGTCGGCTGGATTCCCGGCCCCCTGTAATTGTTTTTTCAGAGGATCCTTCGATCCGTACCGCTGTGGAGGTGGTGCGACAGGGAGCGCTCGACTTTATCGAAAGCCCCATCAATTACGATTTGCTGCGATCGATCCTGGCCCATGCGGTGCAGAAGAAGCATCAGGAAACAGAGGCCGGGCCGGACAATGCGCCGATTCCGAAATTCGATGCGGGATACATCGTGGGCGATTCGGAGCCGATGCAACGCGTCTTCAAGATGATCGAGCGCGTGGCTCCAACGGACAGTACCGTGTTGATTTTAGGTGAAAGCGGAACAGGCAAGGAACTGATCGCCAAGGCGATTCATTCCAACAGCCATCGTTCCGATCAGAACCTGGTTACGATCAACTGTGGCGCTATTCCCCAGGAGCTCCTGGAAAGCGAGCTTTTCGGTTTTGAGAAGGGGGCTTTCACCGGTGCGCACCGGACACGTATCGGACGCTTCGAAATGGCCCATAAGGGTACGATCTTTCTGGACGAGATAGGCGACATGCCTCTGGCCCTCCAGGTTAAGATGCTGAGGGTATTGCAGGAAAAGAAATTTGAACGCATCGGCGCATCGGAATCCGTTAGCGTGGATGTTCGGATCATAGCGGCCACCCATCGAGATCTGAATGCGGCCATTCGTGAGAAGACTTTTCGCGAAGACCTGTATTACCGGTTGAACGTGTTTCCCATTGTCCTTCCGCCACTCCGGAGACGAAAGTCGGACATTCCTTTGCTGACGGAGGCCATTTTGGAGCGCTTTCGCAGAATCCGGAACCATAAGATTTCAGGCGTCTCCGAAGAAACCATGATGGCCATTGTGGATTACAACTGGCCCGGCAACGTTCGAGAGCTCGAAAACGTGATCGAAAGAGCCATCATCTTGAAGGACGAAGGTCTGATCGAGTTGGAAGACCTGCCCGACAATGTATGCGAAGCGGTAGTGGCCGAGGATCGGATTCAAACCGATGTCAGCTCCGACTTCCGAAATTTCTTTCAGGAAGGGGAGGTGAATTTCAGTACGGCAGTGACCGATTTCGAGCGTCAACTGATTCTGGAGGCCCTGGATCGGAGCAACTGGGTGAAAAACAGGGCCGCCAAAATGCTCAACATGAAGCGCACCACCCTGGTGGAAAAGATGAAACGCATCAACCTCGAGAAAGAAAGGCTCCGTTAG
- a CDS encoding response regulator encodes MSSEIKALLAEDDELHREIIAELMQNAGMNVDVAGDGAKTIEMIQENDYDVVISDLVMPNKNGMDVLRAAKSKSGDILVVIVTGFGSMETLIEAIREGAYDYLTKPFKLDELRLLLRNVMEKIKIERANRKLAVELDRSREQVDTLSREKERLRVELEETRAKMLEHEGNLGSLLSQFPFLVGATTPRELRSPGEEESKTGSGSTATKGEKKLITKV; translated from the coding sequence ATGAGCTCTGAAATAAAAGCGTTGTTGGCCGAGGATGACGAACTCCACCGGGAAATAATTGCCGAACTCATGCAGAACGCAGGGATGAACGTTGATGTAGCAGGCGACGGCGCCAAAACCATAGAAATGATCCAGGAGAACGATTACGACGTGGTGATTTCGGATCTGGTCATGCCCAACAAGAACGGGATGGATGTCCTGCGGGCGGCCAAGTCCAAAAGCGGGGACATTCTCGTGGTCATCGTCACGGGGTTCGGAAGCATGGAGACCCTTATAGAAGCGATCAGGGAAGGTGCTTACGATTATCTTACAAAACCTTTTAAATTGGACGAACTCAGGCTGCTGCTTCGCAACGTGATGGAAAAGATCAAAATAGAGAGAGCCAACCGAAAGCTTGCCGTTGAACTCGATCGATCAAGAGAGCAAGTGGACACGCTGAGCCGCGAAAAAGAACGATTGCGGGTCGAGTTGGAGGAGACACGGGCGAAGATGCTCGAGCACGAAGGCAACTTGGGTTCTTTGCTCAGCCAATTCCCTTTTCTGGTGGGCGCGACCACTCCCCGGGAGCTGAGATCGCCCGGAGAGGAGGAATCGAAGACCGGGAGCGGATCGACCGCCACCAAGGGCGAGAAGAAATTGATCACAAAAGTCTGA
- the flgB gene encoding flagellar basal body rod protein FlgB: MEISDARITALMEKAMDLRLQRQNLLASNLANVNTPGYRRNDITFEDKLRSAMDMNAMSVSRTSESHLGAGRNLVAVAPDLVVPARTAINNDLNSVDMESELSQMSRNRLLYEVLIQAMTKKMQLLEYTIREAGS, from the coding sequence ATGGAGATATCCGACGCCCGTATTACGGCGCTCATGGAAAAGGCTATGGATCTTCGATTGCAGAGACAAAATCTTTTGGCAAGCAATCTCGCCAACGTGAATACGCCCGGCTATCGCAGAAATGACATTACTTTTGAGGATAAGCTCCGATCCGCTATGGACATGAACGCCATGAGCGTGTCGAGAACGAGCGAAAGTCATCTTGGGGCCGGCCGGAACCTCGTTGCCGTTGCTCCCGACCTCGTTGTGCCTGCGAGAACGGCAATCAACAACGATCTCAACTCGGTGGACATGGAGTCGGAATTGTCTCAAATGAGCAGGAACCGGTTGCTTTACGAGGTGCTGATTCAGGCCATGACCAAAAAAATGCAGCTGCTGGAATACACCATCAGAGAAGCGGGGAGTTAA
- the flgC gene encoding flagellar basal body rod protein FlgC: MDFFTAMDLSASALGAQRMRMNVISSNLANIHSTKTPEGGPYQKREVVFSAVPVKKSFGDELQDAMNGSIRQCEVTDVVKSQAPFRKVFNPHHPHADAEGYVSMPNVELVTEMANMMDASRAYEANLAAIDTAKNMAMKALEIGR; the protein is encoded by the coding sequence ATGGATTTTTTTACGGCCATGGACCTGAGCGCCTCCGCTCTGGGCGCTCAGAGAATGCGGATGAATGTCATTTCGTCAAACCTGGCGAACATTCATTCGACCAAGACTCCCGAGGGGGGTCCTTATCAGAAGCGGGAAGTGGTATTCTCCGCCGTTCCGGTAAAGAAGTCGTTCGGAGACGAACTTCAGGATGCCATGAACGGAAGCATCCGGCAGTGCGAAGTTACCGACGTCGTAAAAAGTCAGGCTCCTTTCCGAAAAGTATTCAACCCTCATCACCCTCACGCGGATGCGGAAGGATACGTATCCATGCCCAACGTGGAGCTTGTTACCGAAATGGCGAACATGATGGATGCGTCGAGAGCGTACGAGGCCAACCTGGCAGCCATAGACACGGCTAAGAACATGGCGATGAAAGCCCTCGAGATCGGACGATAA
- a CDS encoding tetratricopeptide repeat protein, translated as MRNAGDVKEFFGKEKLLMKIGKVPAALSSLDKFIADQPEDIHLDEAYYLRAQCFGMLAAEGKASYDEVVGANEEVFSLFPNSKWAPEAILASGIGYYKLGLYYEALGQFQLLFEKFPKSEQREAGLYWTAESDFQIRRYQEAEKGYRKYIETYPDSDRYRNALVRLGECLSLQERHEEAEQVFDRVIREWPELLTFLPPKTLLTMGESFRNKGRIKTAAELFLLAVNVYPDSEVADRTLWELARSYDETGETDKAATTYALTAQLFPGENVAYQSRLRLAKMGIDDTPLRVELPADQATAYKRPIETMRLMLQEAPDEIRDRIYYELANGEARKGLYREAVMSYHGLVTEYPDSALAGRAKEETLPTFKRLIMILKRDGDDYQIVKDYERLFLPMDATLKDALVLYTIGESYATLDLLDEAAARAREALSVCENDDLEQTIYSSSYKWDVLRGNTTGLRELLEQYLKRHPNGKLRDEFQLALAQIFLKELKYTQAASLLLDLLPTKDDAVDRIAAEAALTLGKLYLQTDLPSSAVHYVSRAKKLLPEGVDTEFTTTFLSQCNLILADELYTQKSFETARSFYEEVIESKVGNEDRAWAAYRLALLQKRAGDEKGFNMSSQLLESFTDVEPWPQVGRTMRQISELKENLKRIL; from the coding sequence GTGAGGAATGCAGGAGACGTCAAGGAGTTTTTCGGAAAAGAGAAGCTCCTGATGAAGATCGGCAAGGTCCCGGCGGCGCTGTCGTCTTTGGATAAATTCATAGCCGATCAGCCGGAGGACATACATCTTGATGAAGCGTATTACTTGAGGGCTCAATGTTTCGGAATGCTCGCGGCGGAGGGAAAAGCATCCTATGATGAAGTCGTCGGCGCCAACGAAGAGGTTTTCTCTCTGTTCCCAAATTCCAAGTGGGCGCCCGAGGCGATTCTGGCTTCGGGCATCGGGTACTACAAGCTCGGTTTGTATTATGAGGCGTTGGGCCAGTTTCAACTCTTGTTCGAGAAATTCCCGAAAAGCGAGCAACGGGAAGCCGGCCTTTATTGGACTGCGGAATCCGATTTCCAGATAAGAAGATACCAGGAAGCCGAGAAGGGCTATCGGAAGTATATCGAAACCTACCCTGACAGCGACCGATATCGCAACGCGCTGGTGCGACTGGGAGAGTGTTTATCCTTGCAGGAGCGGCACGAGGAGGCGGAACAGGTCTTCGATAGAGTCATAAGGGAGTGGCCGGAGCTTCTGACGTTCCTACCTCCAAAAACGCTGCTCACCATGGGGGAAAGTTTCCGAAATAAAGGCCGCATAAAGACTGCGGCCGAGCTTTTTTTACTGGCCGTAAACGTATATCCGGACAGCGAAGTGGCGGACCGGACCCTATGGGAACTGGCCAGGTCTTACGACGAGACGGGAGAGACAGACAAGGCGGCCACCACGTATGCTCTTACGGCGCAGCTTTTCCCCGGTGAAAACGTTGCGTATCAGTCCAGGCTGCGACTTGCCAAAATGGGTATCGACGACACACCGCTAAGGGTGGAATTACCGGCGGATCAAGCGACCGCCTATAAGCGTCCCATTGAGACCATGAGGCTGATGCTGCAGGAGGCGCCGGACGAGATTCGGGACCGGATTTATTACGAGTTGGCGAACGGGGAAGCCCGGAAAGGCTTATACAGGGAAGCCGTGATGAGTTACCATGGTCTCGTTACGGAGTACCCGGACAGCGCCTTGGCCGGCCGGGCCAAGGAAGAGACCTTACCCACGTTTAAGCGCCTGATCATGATTCTGAAACGAGACGGGGACGACTATCAGATTGTGAAAGATTATGAGCGGTTGTTTCTGCCCATGGATGCAACATTGAAGGATGCTTTGGTACTGTATACCATTGGTGAAAGCTATGCCACGCTGGACTTGCTCGATGAGGCGGCGGCACGCGCTCGGGAGGCGCTGAGCGTGTGCGAGAATGACGATTTGGAGCAAACCATTTATTCCAGCAGCTATAAGTGGGATGTGCTGAGGGGAAATACCACGGGCCTCAGAGAGCTGCTGGAACAGTACCTGAAACGACATCCCAACGGAAAACTTCGGGACGAATTTCAACTGGCTCTGGCTCAAATCTTCCTGAAGGAGCTCAAGTATACACAGGCTGCGTCCTTGCTGTTGGATTTACTGCCCACGAAGGACGACGCCGTTGATCGGATCGCCGCGGAAGCGGCGTTGACTTTAGGAAAGCTGTACTTGCAGACGGACCTTCCCTCAAGCGCCGTGCACTATGTGAGCAGGGCCAAAAAACTGCTGCCCGAGGGAGTGGACACGGAATTCACAACGACGTTTCTATCCCAGTGCAATCTCATTCTGGCGGATGAACTTTACACTCAGAAATCATTCGAGACGGCTCGTTCTTTTTATGAAGAAGTGATAGAATCCAAAGTTGGCAACGAAGACAGAGCCTGGGCTGCGTATCGTTTGGCTTTGCTCCAGAAAAGGGCGGGCGACGAAAAAGGGTTCAACATGTCGTCTCAATTGCTCGAAAGCTTCACGGATGTTGAACCGTGGCCCCAAGTGGGTAGAACCATGAGGCAGATCTCGGAGTTGAAAGAGAACTTGAAGAGGATTCTGTAG